The sequence below is a genomic window from Setaria italica strain Yugu1 chromosome IV, Setaria_italica_v2.0, whole genome shotgun sequence.
CTCTCCAATATAACTTCAACATCTTCACCACCAAAATTCATCTAAATCCGAACATGCAATACAAACTACATGATAGACAAGCGTTACAATCGACCAATGCAACGATAGAACACAACTAACAATGCTTGATTCGTACTCAAACCACCATTCAAACCCAAACTTAACCTAACCCTATCCACTTCAAATGCTACAAAAATCACcaaatctagaaaaaaaactACTTGGTTAAAGTAGAGGAGGTACCTTCAAGGAGTGATTTCCCCCGATTTCCCATCGAATCCGGTGGGGGATGGAGTGGATCTAGAGGGGGAGTGGGATGGGCAGTGccatgggagagaggagggggcttGGGTCGGCTGAGGGGAAGGGAGGAAGTGGGGAGGGAGAAAGAAAGGGGCCGGCGGGCATAGTGTGTAATGTGCTGAGTCGCACCACGCCACCTGGAGCGACTCAGTCGTGCTAAAGCATGTGGCGTGACTCAGCTTGCCACCTCAGAGCCCAACTCAGCCACCTCGCGCGCGTCGCACTAGCGTGGCGGGTAGGTCGCGCCACATGCTTTGGTGTGACTTAGATATTAGTCGCATCAAGGGCCGTGGCGCGACCAAAAGAGATACTTCTTGGAATTTTAGTTTGACCTAGGCTATTTCAAAAAATTTAGattaaaaagggttaaaataaaaaatcaaattcTAACCGGGACTTTTgtcgctttttttttttgaaaatatcaGCAGGAGCACTGCTATGTCACCATCTGTCTTTTCAGAATCCAAAAATCTCCCATCAACTGTCATCATCTTATCCGGAGCAGATTGCATTGGTCCATTCGTTGTGAACTGATTGGCTTACACTTATAGCACCACAAGAATGAATACAAGAAACCTTCTACAGGCTGCAGCCTTATTACAAACAAGAACCAAACCAATGTTGTTAGACCAACCAAAAAAAATTAAGGCCCTTTGAAAACAAGCAAAAGTAGAGGAAATATGGAGGATTCAATTCCTATAGGAATTTTTCCTATAAAAGCCTTTGGAACAAAAGATTGAATCCTACCAATTCATTTGAAATTCCTAGGAATGGGCTTTTCCATaggaattttggaggaaaaTAAGCGTGAGGTCCAACCTCATGTTTTCTTTCCTTTGTGTACATAGGATTcctatatttttcctttttttttgcaggcaATTTTTTCCATGCCTTATCCAAACACATATTTTATATCCATCCTATATTTTAGATCCATGTAGGATTTCAATTGCATGAGCATTACAATCCTATATTTTTCTTATTCCTATGTTTTGGAAATCCTACGTTCCAAAAGAAGCCCTAAACAAAGAAGGTAGGTATTGTCGTACTAGTGATGACGGCAACGAGCAGTTGACATGAAGTTTGGAGTCTGTATTTCCTCCAATCCACATGGCCAAATGGTCGAGGGAAACAAATTCCATGGCACCGATATCTTGGCAACAGCTCCCTCTATGGCTATGCACAGCATATACGGTCAGTGGAGAGATTCCGGCACCGGGTCCGTCTCTGAAACTGACAGTAACCCCGAGTCCTCTAGGTTCCATCCACAGACCACGGTCGTTGGTGCTCATCATGGCCAGGCGAGCTGCCACGTTTCCTTCAGCCAAACAGAGGCTGCCACGGTGTGCACTGGGCCTGGGAGCGAATATTCCTCCGATCCACGGGTAACATCTGACACGCGAGCAGGCCCATTTGTTTGCCCTGATCTGTCTCAGCAAGTTGCCACAACCGGTAGACCTTCACGCACCATGTTGTGCCAGATTCTTCGTTCTGTCCTGGCCTCCTGGGTGGAAGCCACGTCATGTCGTTTTGCTGTCACTGCCTCCTCCTGACTTGTGTCTCTATCCATTCCTTGAGGTTCATTACCTGTTGGACCTCAATGCAAACCTGGTAAAAAAAAGTCAGTAGGCTCTGGAAAAGAATGAGAAAACATTTAGGACAAATCATGTTCATTTCGTCAGACTTTAGTTGCTGATGAAGCAAAAGCGGAAAACACGTGGCACTATATATGGTACCTGATCATGCACTCAGGTTGGATTCATCTCCAAACGGAGAGAGGAATCTCGATCCCCAAGAAAACTCACAGGCCCCATTTTCATCAAACAGCTTCGTAGCGTTCCCACGGGAGCACGGGTGAAAGCTGGTAACTGACATAACAACACATCATACTCTCCAGGCCTTTGCAGGATTCAGATTTCCAGGGAGCTTGGAAAGATTGCCAATGATCTTCACGTGACATTTGTAGATACTCTGCAGCCCACATCTACTCGAAGACATACAGTCATCATCACCTCCAGCAGCTTGCAGGAGCAACCAAGTTCATGATAGCACCCCCTCAACCTCCATCAGAACTGTCTGCGCCTTACAAAAATACAAATTACGATGATAAACTTTGGTGAACCAAGGCAATTTGTTTTCTCATCCAATTGCTAGAAGCGTTGCTGATAAAGGCAGTAGCTATGCTTCCTTCATCTACTGgttctttaatttttcagaaCCAAACGCCATGGCAACGTCTAAATCTTTCAGAACCAGATCCATCTCTGACCTGGAGACTCACCCAAGTGCTTGACGCCCATGATGCCTGGCATCCGCGTTCCCGCTTCCCTGCACAGTGATACTGCACACTGGGGCATCAGGAACGCAGATTCCTCCTCGGGCAAGCAACCACTGAAACCCTGCAGAGAGACCCTCTGGTTGTCTGACAAATTTGCCACAATTGGTAGAGCGCACCGCGCCAGATTCGTCTGCCTGACTGGGATGAATGGGCTGATCGAGTGGCAGTCGTATCATACTGTCACTGCCTCACTGGGCCTTCAGGCTCGTCAAGAGTCTAGTATTCCATTGGAGCTCTCCCTATTCTGTCTCTATCCGAATATCCGTCGGAAACCATTGCCTGTTGGGTACAGGACATGTTACCAAAGCAATAAACACGATTAGTAGTATGCCATCTAGTTTGATGAGAAATGTCATTTGATTCTGCAGTTAATGTATTAAGTACAGGACATGTGACCAGGTAATAAACACGATTAGTAGTATGCCATCTAGTTTTACAGTTTGTTTCGCAAAAAAGAAATTCTAATTTTACAGTTTAGCGTTTCCGGGGGGAAAAATGCAGCTCAAGAATTGGGAGAGCACAAATCAGAAGAAAAGCCTGCTAATTTCATCCCCATCCAGACTTCTCATGGATCAAGTAATTAAACAAGCAGCATCGTTTTACCTGACGGTCCACTTGCGTTTGAGTTCCCTCCAGATGTAGAGACAGACTTCTTCCGGCAAATTTGCAAGTCGCAACTGATCAAACATTCATCAGACTTCCCCGTGCAAGGTGAGCGCAGCTGGTAATGAGTCTCCCTTCCGGCCTCACAGGTTTCCTGGACAGTCCAGTGAACAATGAACAGAGATGATAGCACCACTGCTGGCACTGCCTGCCTCTTCGCCTTGTTGGCAAACGAGCTTCACAAGTCCATGGGCCCGTCATGGACAATCGGTAGGCATTGACTTGATCCCTACAAATTATttgggagcaggagcaggcagATGGATGAAACAAGAACACATCTTGCTTTCATTGCATTTTTAGCTAGTCTTTGTTGATGCATGCACGACTAGTGCATATCCAGTGAAAACTGGCTAGTGTCGAAAAATTGAAAACTTTTTTAGAAATTATATctgtaatttttttcaaaaaagtacTTAAAAATTACATCGATAGGTGAGGTTGtgtttaaaaaaattcaagtcCACAATCAATCACATTTGGGATATACAAAAATGACAAATCACGTGCACAGATGCGCAACATGACAAGTTTTTAGACATGTGCATCCATTTGCCATGTTTGTATCTCCCAAATGGGATTGCATTTGGAGTTGAAATTTCGTGTGAAATCGTGATACAAGATCCTCTACTGATGATAAACGTCTCAAGATTTTGAAAACTTCTACTCTTCTAGATATGATTTCTAAAAAAGTTTTCAAGTTACAAGATTTGATATCTGGAAATGGCAAGTGGACCAGAAAGTGTTAAAAGGATACAATGTTTGCTCACACCCATATTCACCAGACCTGCATGCAAGCCATGAAATATTATTAATACATGTTCTGTTTACccaaaataaagagaaaatgtTCAGTGACACATAGGAGCGCAAGTTCATAGTCATTCTCATTTCAGAACCAAACCTGATCCTGAAGCTAGAGGTCAAAGTAATATAGGCAAttcccccaaaaaaaaataacagtGCTCCAACACTTCAATTTACAACGTCCAAAAAAAATTTGCAGGACAGAGCTCTTATAAGTATTTCCTGATTAGCATACATCTGTGAATGCTGATGGAATTCAAGAACCATTTGTTCCCTGAACTGTATTCATTATTCTTCCTTTATCCATCACAGTATATCCCAAGGAGGGAGTGACTTTGTTTTCTACGATCAAAAGAGGTACTGGTTTGTATGGCCCACCACTATGAAGACAACAAACAAAAGAATGgagcaaaaggaaaaagaaaaagaaaaagaaaaagaaaaggaaagataaTTGCCCTCTGTTTTCATCGAGAATTACAACTAACAAGCAGCTAGAGAGCACCTGCTGCTGTGGAAGCCAATTAAGCAGCTCCTTTCAAGCATTTGCCTCGCTTCCATCCTGCTAACTAAGCCCAGATGGCCAGAGACGCCATGGCCATCGCACCAAGGAACAGTGCAATGTAGGAACCGACCTGCAGCCTCGGGTTGCAGCTCATCCTCTTGCTGAGAAAATCAGCAGCAATGAGGTCTACCAAGGCCATGTAGATCAGTATACCGGCCGACATGGCATTCAGGATGCCCTCAACCACCAGTGCCCTCGGGCTGTTGGGGTTGTAGAACGACGCGATGCCTGCTCCCACAGTGATCCCAGCAGGTGTTGTGAtggcgaagaagaaggccaTAAGGAATGCTGAGAAACTCTTGAACTGAGCCTGCAATTTTGTCGGGCAATGAACAGCAGGTCAGAAATCACGATCATATCCACTTGTCTTCAAGGGATAATTGTTGGCCCAAATCACAAAATGAAGTAGACGTTTACCTCACAAATGCAGCCACCCAATGCAAAGCCCTCAAAGAACTGGTGGAAGGACAGGGCAGCAACCAGAGGTCTGATGGTACATGGGCTCTGCGAAACGCCCAAGGATAGGCCAATGATCACCGAGTGCGATACAATTCCAAGCTCGAGAACCTGGCTAACAATGGAGCATATCAGTACCCACCATACTACACGATTTAAATCTTCTAGCATCCTTACCATACTACAAAGTGTATCACATTTCATATCTCTGCTCTTCATTTGTAATACTAACAGGAACCTCTTGAAGACATTTTTAATTTAGCACAGGAAGAAAAATAGTGCGCAATGTGAACATGGAGACATGCATGAATATACTCCTAACATCTTCTACTGATGTTGCAACAGTAGTCACGTAACTGGCATAGCTTCCGGTAACGTAACTCCTCTTGCAACATCGCTAAGAGCACACCACTCTAGTAAAGCATGACAAAAGAATCATCACTTCATAACCCGAGCAATGTTAAGTTGCATAgttttttgaaagaaaacatGCATAGATTTTGTTTTGTAGTAAGTAGGACGCAGCTCAGAAGGACCATTGAACGTACCTGTGCGACAACAGCGTGGCGAGCTTGAGACGGCTCTTCACCGTGACCGTGGCCATGGCCGTGGCTGTCGTACGACGCTCCTCCATGGCACGAGCTGTGCCCGTGCGCTTGGCTGTGCCTGtgcgcggcggcgtgcgcgtgCACCCCCACGATGTGCATGGCGTCCTCCTTATTGCCTCCCCCGCCCCTCccttcgacgccgccgcccctcgccacGAGCGCGCCGTCctcgagcagcgccgccgcgatcTCCTCCTGGGCTCTGGCATTGtctgcagcagcggcggcggcggcggcctggtccTCCTTGCTGGTGGCGTGCTTGCGCTCGTACATGTGCGTCCGCCCCACTACGTCNNNNNNNNNNNNNNNNNNNNNNNNNNNNNNNNNNNNNNNNNNNNNNNNNNNNNNNNNNNNNNNNNNNNNNNNNNNNNNNNNNNNNNNNNNNNNNNNNNNNNNNNNNNNNNNNNNNNNNNNNNNNNNNNNNNNNNNNNNNNNNNNNNNNNNNNNNNNNNNNNNNNNNNNNNNNNNNNNNNNNNNNNNNNNNNNNNNNNNNNNNNNNNNNNNNNNNNNNNNNNNNNNNNNNNNNNNNNNNNNNNNNNNNNNNNNNNNNNNNNNNNNNNNNNNNNNNNNNNNNNNNNNNNNNNNNNNNNNNNNNNNNNNNNNNNNNNNNNNNNNNNNNNNNNNNNNNNNNNNNNNNNNNNNNNNNNNNNNNNNNNNNNNNNNNNNNNNNNNNNNNNNNNNNNNNNNNNNNNNNNNNNNNNNNNNNNNNNNNNNNNNNNNNNNNNNNNNNNNNNNNNNNNNNNNNNNNNNNNNNNNNNNNNNNNNNNNNNNNNNNNNNNNNNNNNNNNNNNNNNNNNNNNNNNNNNNNNNNNNNNNNNNNNNNNNNNNNNNNNNNNNNNNNNNNNNNNNNNNNNNNNNNNNNNNNNNNNNNNNNNNNNNNNNNNNNNNNNNNNNNNNNNNNNNNNNNNNNNNNNNNNNNNNNNNNNNNNNNNNNNNNNNNNNNNNNNNNNNNNNNNNNNNNNNNNNNNNNNNNNNNNNNNNNNNNNNNNNNNNNNNNNNNNNNNNNNNNNNNNNNNNNNNNNNNNNNNNNNNNNNNNNNNNNNNNNNNNNNNNNNNNNNNNNNNNNNNNNNNNNNNNNNNNNNNNNNNNNNNNNNNNNNNNNNNNNNNNNNNNNNNNNNNNNNNNNNNNNNNNNNNNNNNNNNNNNNNNNNNNNNNNNNNNNNNNNNNNNNNNNNNNNNNNNNNNNNNNNNNNNNNNNNNNNNNNNNNNNNNNNNNNNNNNNNNNNNNNNNNNNNNNNNNNNNNNNNNNNNNNNNNNNNNNNNNNNNNNNNNNNNNNNNNNNNNNNNNNNNNNNNNNNNNNNNNNNNNNNNNNNNNNNNNNNNNNNNNNNNNNNNNNNNNNNNNNNNNNNNNNNNNNNNNNNNNNNNNNNNNNNNNNNNNNNNNNNNNNNNNNNNNNNNNNNNNNNNNNNNNNNNNNNNNNNNNNNNNNNNNNNNNNNNNNNNNNNNNNNNNNNNNNNNNNNNNNNNNNNNNNNNNNNNNNNNNNNNNNNNNNNNNNNNNNNNNNNNNNNNNNNNNNNNNNNNNNNNNNNNNNNNNNNNNNNNNNNNNNNNNNNNNNNNNNNNNNNNNNNNNNNNNNNNNNNNNNNNNNNNNNNNNNNNNNNNNNNNNNNNNNNNNNNNNNNNNNNNNNNNNNNNNNNNNNNNNNNNNNNNNNNNNNNNNNNNNNNNNNNNNNNNNNNNNNNNNNNNNNNNNNNNNNNNNNNNNNNNNNNNNNNNNNNNNNNNNNNNNNNNNNNNNNNNNNNNNNNNNNNNNNNNNNNNNNNNNNNNNNNNNNNNNNNNNNNNNNNNNNNNNNNNNNNNNNNNNNNNNNNNNNNNNNNNNNNNNNNNNNNNNNNNNNNNNNNNNNNNNNNNNNNNNNNNNNNNNNNNNNNNNNNNNNNNNNNNNNNNNNNNNNNNNNNNNNNNNNNNNNNNNNNNNNNNNNNNNNNNNNNNNNNNNNNNNNNNNNNNNNNN
It includes:
- the LOC101782436 gene encoding zinc transporter 10; translated protein: MYERKHATSKEDQAAAAAAAADNARAQEEIAAALLEDGALVARGGGVEGRGGGGNKEDAMHIVGVHAHAAAHRHSQAHGHSSCHGGASYDSHGHGHGHGEEPSQARHAVVAQVLELGIVSHSVIIGLSLGVSQSPCTIRPLVAALSFHQFFEGFALGGCICEAQFKSFSAFLMAFFFAITTPAGITVGAGIASFYNPNSPRALVVEGILNAMSAGILIYMALVDLIAADFLSKRMSCNPRLQVGSYIALFLGAMAMASLAIWA